In one Streptomyces sp. NBC_01288 genomic region, the following are encoded:
- a CDS encoding ABC transporter ATP-binding protein — translation MIELEGLTKRYGEKVAVNNLTFTVRPGIVTGFLGPNGAGKSTTMRMMLGLDRPTAGDVRIDGQHYDQLKDPLTYIGALLDAKAMHGGRSAFNHLLCLAQSNGISKARVHEVLDTVGLTTVAKKKAKGFSLGMGQRLGIAGALLGDPEILMFDEPVNGLDPEGIHWIRNLMKSLAAQGRTVFVSSHLMSEMALTADHLVVIGQGRLLADTSMADFIQQNSRSYVRIRTPQRERLLDVLHQAGITVVESGSGVLEVDGGKSEQIGELAASHQLVLHELSPQQASLEEAFMQLTAESVEYHAHSDAPPPPVAPAPQQGWGDGWKKG, via the coding sequence ATGATCGAGCTTGAGGGGCTGACCAAGCGGTACGGCGAGAAGGTGGCGGTCAACAACCTCACCTTCACCGTCAGACCCGGCATCGTCACGGGCTTCCTCGGCCCGAACGGCGCCGGCAAGTCGACGACGATGCGCATGATGCTCGGTCTCGACCGGCCGACCGCCGGTGACGTGCGCATCGACGGCCAGCACTACGACCAGCTCAAGGACCCGCTGACGTACATCGGCGCCCTCCTCGACGCCAAGGCCATGCACGGCGGCCGCAGCGCCTTCAACCACCTGCTGTGTCTCGCGCAGAGCAACGGCATCTCCAAGGCCCGGGTGCATGAAGTACTCGACACCGTCGGGCTCACGACCGTGGCGAAGAAGAAGGCCAAGGGGTTCTCGCTCGGCATGGGCCAGCGGCTCGGCATCGCGGGCGCGCTGCTCGGCGATCCGGAGATCCTGATGTTCGACGAGCCGGTCAACGGGCTCGACCCCGAGGGCATCCACTGGATCCGCAACCTGATGAAGTCCCTTGCCGCACAAGGCCGTACGGTCTTCGTCTCCTCGCACCTGATGAGCGAGATGGCGCTGACGGCCGATCACCTCGTCGTCATCGGCCAGGGCCGGCTCCTCGCGGACACCTCCATGGCCGACTTCATCCAGCAGAACTCGCGCTCCTACGTCCGGATCCGCACCCCGCAGCGCGAGCGGCTGCTCGATGTCCTGCACCAGGCCGGGATCACCGTGGTCGAGTCCGGCAGCGGGGTTCTCGAAGTCGACGGGGGCAAGTCCGAGCAGATCGGTGAGCTGGCCGCGTCGCACCAGCTCGTGCTGCACGAGCTGAGTCCCCAACAGGCCTCCCTGGAGGAGGCGTTCATGCAGTTGACCGCGGAGTCGGTGGAGTACCACGCGCATTCCGACGCACCACCACCCCCCGTGGCACCTGCTCCGCAGCAGGGCTGGGGCGACGGCTGGAAGAAGGGCTGA
- a CDS encoding ABC transporter permease, whose protein sequence is MAATQVIRSEWTKIRSVASTVWTLSLAVVVTIGLGMLISALSKSQFDDMSAKDKLSFDPTFISFAGMSLGQLAMIVFGVLVVSNEYSTGMIRTSLAAVPQRGTFLFSKIAVAAGLCLVVGLVTSFLTFFLGQAMLGSHRAEIGDPGVLRAVIGGGLYMTLIALFSMGVASMLRSPMLSLGILMPFFFLISNILGNVSATKKIGQYLPDQAGSKIMQVVTPVDDSAPYGPWGGFGIMALWVLASLVGAYVLLKRRDA, encoded by the coding sequence ATGGCGGCGACCCAGGTCATCCGCTCGGAGTGGACCAAGATCCGTTCCGTCGCGTCGACGGTGTGGACGCTCTCGCTGGCCGTGGTGGTGACGATCGGGCTCGGCATGCTGATCTCGGCGCTGTCGAAGAGCCAGTTCGACGACATGAGCGCCAAGGACAAGCTGTCCTTCGACCCGACGTTCATCAGCTTCGCCGGGATGAGTCTCGGTCAGCTCGCGATGATCGTGTTCGGGGTGCTGGTCGTGTCGAACGAGTACAGCACTGGCATGATCCGCACCTCGCTCGCGGCCGTCCCGCAGCGCGGCACCTTCCTGTTCAGCAAGATCGCGGTGGCCGCCGGGCTGTGTCTCGTGGTCGGCCTGGTGACGAGCTTCCTCACGTTCTTCCTCGGGCAGGCGATGCTCGGCTCCCACCGGGCGGAGATCGGCGACCCGGGTGTGCTGCGCGCGGTGATCGGCGGCGGGCTCTACATGACCCTGATCGCGCTGTTCTCCATGGGCGTCGCCTCGATGCTGCGCTCGCCGATGCTGTCGCTGGGCATCCTGATGCCGTTCTTCTTCCTGATCTCCAACATCCTCGGCAACGTCTCCGCGACGAAGAAGATCGGCCAGTACCTGCCCGACCAGGCCGGCAGCAAGATCATGCAGGTGGTCACCCCGGTCGACGACTCGGCGCCGTACGGCCCCTGGGGCGGGTTCGGGATCATGGCCCTGTGGGTGCTCGCCTCACTCGTGGGCGCCTACGTCCTGCTGAAGCGGCGGGACGCCTAG